Proteins from a single region of Lujinxingia litoralis:
- a CDS encoding ABC transporter permease: MNSSFSPTRFRALVAQSLRQNRLHFALSGLGVAVGIATLVFFTALGQGVRTQILERVFVIGQLEVIDPTADAPSLGGLFGSGGGLNERMVQRVRDLDEVAAVFPKQKITFPASARGGKSLLGSDLTIEFIADGIPENLVDEDLKDPLGFTDHAAPSPCTADADCATGLSCAQNTCQPLACRPDDDLAQICGAQAYCHPQQHHCAWPIPVLAHPNLIELYNASLRTALKGSQGIGGQLPHLSEDLLVGLEFELVLGQSFLGRAGQSERQLERARLVGFSERAMPMGATLPLSIVQRLNAHYSGDDVAGIYHSLLVEAAANDQVPSLTARLTDELGLKLSSRHQQAERVGLLILLITLLFNLIALIILGISALNITHTFSMMVLKRRAEFGLMRALGATRRTIHLLVLGEATIVALLAALAGLAMGWLATLGIDLAFAHLVGDFPFKPDSLFGWRLWMPALGFGTALIFCWLGALIPARRAGHISPAAALTGR; encoded by the coding sequence ATGAACTCCTCCTTCTCCCCCACGCGCTTCCGCGCCCTTGTCGCCCAGAGCCTGCGCCAGAACCGACTCCACTTCGCACTCTCCGGCCTGGGTGTGGCCGTCGGCATCGCCACCCTCGTCTTCTTCACCGCTCTGGGCCAGGGAGTACGCACCCAGATTCTGGAGCGCGTCTTTGTCATCGGCCAACTCGAAGTCATCGACCCGACCGCCGACGCCCCCTCCCTGGGGGGCCTCTTCGGCTCCGGCGGCGGCCTCAACGAGCGCATGGTGCAGCGCGTCCGCGACCTCGACGAGGTCGCTGCCGTCTTCCCCAAGCAAAAAATCACCTTCCCGGCCAGCGCCCGCGGCGGAAAGTCCCTCCTCGGCAGCGATCTCACCATCGAATTCATCGCCGATGGCATCCCCGAAAACCTCGTCGACGAAGACCTCAAAGATCCCCTGGGGTTCACCGACCACGCTGCCCCCTCGCCATGCACCGCCGACGCCGACTGCGCCACCGGCCTGAGCTGCGCCCAGAACACCTGCCAGCCCCTGGCGTGCCGCCCCGACGACGACCTCGCGCAAATCTGCGGCGCCCAGGCCTACTGCCACCCGCAACAACACCACTGCGCCTGGCCCATCCCCGTGCTCGCACACCCCAATCTCATCGAGCTCTACAACGCCAGCCTGCGCACCGCTCTCAAGGGCTCGCAGGGCATCGGCGGCCAGCTCCCCCACCTCTCCGAAGACCTCCTGGTCGGACTGGAGTTCGAACTCGTCTTAGGCCAGAGCTTCCTGGGCCGCGCCGGACAATCCGAGCGACAACTCGAACGCGCCCGCCTCGTCGGCTTCTCCGAGCGCGCCATGCCCATGGGGGCCACCCTGCCCCTGAGCATCGTCCAGCGCCTAAACGCCCACTACTCCGGAGACGACGTCGCCGGCATCTACCACTCCCTTCTCGTCGAAGCCGCCGCCAACGATCAGGTCCCCTCCCTGACCGCTCGACTCACCGACGAACTCGGCCTCAAACTCTCCTCCAGACACCAGCAAGCCGAACGCGTTGGCCTTCTGATCCTCCTCATCACCCTGCTCTTTAACCTCATCGCGCTGATCATCCTGGGCATCTCCGCGCTCAACATCACCCACACCTTCTCCATGATGGTACTCAAGCGTCGCGCCGAGTTCGGCCTGATGCGCGCCCTCGGCGCCACTCGCCGCACCATTCACCTGCTCGTCCTGGGCGAGGCCACCATCGTGGCGCTCCTCGCCGCCCTGGCCGGCCTCGCCATGGGATGGCTGGCCACCCTGGGCATCGACCTTGCATTTGCTCACCTGGTCGGCGATTTTCCCTTCAAACCCGACTCGCTCTTTGGCTGGCGCCTCTGGATGCCCGCCCTGGGATTCGGTACCGCTCTGATCTTTTGCTGGCTTGGCGCGCTGATCCCCGCGCGCCGCGCCGGCCACATCTCTCCGGCCGCCGCACTAACCGGACGCTAA
- a CDS encoding ABC transporter ATP-binding protein, translating into MRLRVEDLSRRFTSGDREVVALDHVSLTIEPGEFVAIVGKSGSGKTTLLNALGGLDTSYQGAVFLGDDAPPLHGLSEPELARARQRHLGYVFQHFNLLDHLSALENVALPAFFGGEFAGAPALARAAQLLAHVGLEALAHTRPPLLSGGQKQRVAIARALFQNPDILLCDEPTGSLDHATGLQILDIFESLNRTRNMTVILVTHERHVAARARRRIVIDQGRVIEDALQTPHREVSA; encoded by the coding sequence ATGAGACTCCGCGTCGAAGACCTCTCGCGCCGCTTCACAAGCGGCGACCGCGAGGTCGTCGCCCTCGACCACGTCTCCCTGACCATCGAGCCCGGCGAATTCGTCGCCATCGTAGGAAAGAGCGGCAGCGGCAAAACCACGCTGCTCAATGCCCTCGGTGGGCTCGATACCTCCTACCAGGGCGCAGTGTTCCTCGGCGACGACGCCCCCCCCTTGCATGGCCTCTCCGAGCCCGAACTTGCCCGGGCTCGGCAGAGGCATCTGGGCTACGTCTTCCAGCACTTCAACCTCCTCGATCACCTCAGCGCGCTGGAAAACGTCGCCCTCCCCGCCTTCTTCGGCGGGGAGTTTGCCGGCGCCCCGGCCCTGGCCAGAGCCGCACAACTCCTCGCCCACGTCGGGCTCGAAGCCCTGGCCCACACCCGCCCCCCCCTGCTCTCCGGCGGACAAAAGCAACGCGTGGCCATCGCCCGGGCACTCTTTCAGAACCCCGACATCCTCCTCTGCGACGAACCCACCGGCAGCCTCGATCACGCCACCGGCCTGCAAATCCTCGACATCTTCGAGTCGCTCAATCGCACCCGCAACATGACCGTCATCCTGGTCACCCACGAGCGTCACGTCGCCGCACGCGCCCGACGACGCATCGTCATCGATCAGGGCCGCGTCATCGAAGACGCCCTGCAGACCCCGCACCGCGAGGTCTCCGCATGA
- a CDS encoding FG-GAP repeat domain-containing protein, whose product MRSLHRSIAIALLAMLFTGCGDCADTNGLTEPDDLDVSVDADTDDVGVPDTTTPDADDEDAHTLDTGPSCPALQSCGEDCCDEDQLCLAGSCVTPGASCESSLQCAADEFCEPTLGQCLPDLGDACIYRPEGNVFDPVVDVAWQATDDTPAPTHRQVMMTPSVVDITGDGIPEIIFSTFADHYYTNDGILRAVNGRTYEPVFDLTDPAHRVSAAASLAVGDIDRDGKNEIIAVLTGGHGLIAFDDHDTGWAEMWRTAPFPMGWDGAYLADLDGDGSVEVVGANRVFDGVSGAELCVNAAVSDTPQNSLVADLDGDGDLEVVAASGAFSFTRNPDGTADCPTAWTYDDGVGGYPAVADFGQFVGDTFEYGNFDGLPEVAIVTRRAQDALKLHDGRTGQRIWMAPMPTSGHPHYTDATCAGSLGAGPPTIADFNGDGLPNVATAGSCFYVVFNERGELMWKLPSQDFSSRVTGSSVFDFQGDGKAEVVYGDECFLRVYDGTGNGDGTTDIIFQIANTSGTTRELPVIVDVDRDYHAEIVVISNDYSAGLSQRCREDWPGFDDLGGSFAGVRVIRDVESRWVATRPVWNQHAYSVTNVCDGLDDSLCPGTANLPGAIPSPRLDNWRVEHLNNFRQNVQGEGLFNAPDLVVNQAQGTCNDDHLSLHFIASNQGSRGVIEGLPVALYYVDGDQELLIDVVPSDQLLAPGGRLELTYDWYDAPITSGDGEQVEVIARINDDGTGQRTLRECNEDNNELRATISCPCTNNDHCPRGHYCHNSGSCWPIQG is encoded by the coding sequence ATGCGCTCATTACACCGATCCATCGCCATCGCCCTGCTCGCCATGCTCTTCACCGGCTGCGGTGACTGCGCCGATACCAACGGGCTGACCGAGCCCGACGACCTCGACGTCTCCGTGGACGCCGACACCGACGACGTCGGCGTCCCCGACACCACCACCCCCGACGCCGATGACGAAGATGCTCACACCCTCGACACCGGCCCCAGCTGCCCGGCCCTCCAGAGCTGCGGCGAAGACTGCTGTGATGAAGACCAACTCTGCCTGGCCGGAAGCTGCGTCACCCCCGGAGCCTCCTGCGAAAGCTCCCTCCAATGTGCCGCCGACGAGTTCTGTGAGCCCACCTTAGGCCAATGCCTCCCGGATCTGGGCGATGCCTGCATCTACCGCCCCGAGGGCAACGTCTTCGACCCCGTCGTCGACGTCGCCTGGCAGGCCACCGACGACACCCCCGCACCGACCCACCGACAGGTCATGATGACCCCCTCGGTCGTCGATATCACCGGCGACGGCATCCCCGAGATCATCTTCTCCACCTTCGCCGACCACTACTACACCAACGACGGCATTCTCCGCGCCGTCAACGGACGCACCTACGAACCCGTCTTCGATCTCACCGACCCGGCCCATCGCGTCTCCGCCGCGGCCTCCCTGGCCGTCGGCGACATCGATCGCGACGGCAAAAACGAAATCATCGCCGTCCTCACCGGGGGACACGGCCTCATCGCCTTCGACGACCACGACACCGGCTGGGCCGAAATGTGGCGCACCGCTCCCTTCCCCATGGGCTGGGACGGCGCCTACCTCGCCGACCTCGATGGTGACGGAAGCGTGGAAGTCGTCGGCGCCAACCGCGTCTTCGACGGCGTCTCCGGCGCCGAGCTCTGCGTCAACGCCGCCGTGAGCGACACCCCTCAAAACTCCCTGGTCGCCGACCTCGACGGCGACGGTGATCTCGAAGTCGTCGCCGCATCCGGCGCCTTTAGCTTCACCCGAAACCCCGACGGCACCGCCGACTGCCCCACCGCCTGGACCTACGACGACGGCGTCGGTGGCTATCCCGCCGTTGCCGACTTCGGCCAGTTCGTCGGCGACACCTTCGAATACGGTAACTTCGACGGCCTCCCCGAGGTCGCCATCGTCACCAGGCGCGCCCAGGACGCCCTCAAACTCCACGACGGACGCACCGGCCAGCGCATCTGGATGGCTCCCATGCCCACCAGTGGCCATCCCCACTACACCGACGCCACCTGCGCCGGCTCTCTGGGCGCCGGCCCTCCCACCATCGCCGACTTCAACGGCGACGGACTGCCCAACGTCGCCACCGCCGGCTCCTGCTTCTACGTCGTCTTCAACGAACGCGGCGAACTGATGTGGAAGCTCCCCTCCCAGGACTTCTCCAGCCGGGTCACCGGCTCCTCCGTCTTCGATTTCCAGGGCGACGGCAAAGCCGAAGTCGTCTACGGCGACGAGTGCTTCCTGCGCGTCTACGACGGCACCGGCAATGGCGACGGCACCACCGACATCATCTTCCAGATCGCCAACACCAGCGGAACCACCCGCGAACTCCCCGTCATCGTCGACGTCGACCGCGACTACCACGCAGAAATCGTCGTCATCTCCAACGATTACTCCGCCGGCCTCTCTCAGCGCTGCCGCGAAGACTGGCCCGGGTTCGACGACCTCGGCGGCTCCTTCGCCGGCGTGCGAGTCATCCGCGATGTCGAAAGCCGCTGGGTCGCCACACGCCCGGTCTGGAACCAGCACGCTTACAGCGTCACCAACGTCTGCGACGGCCTCGACGATTCGCTCTGCCCCGGCACCGCCAACCTCCCCGGCGCCATCCCCTCCCCGCGCCTCGACAACTGGCGCGTCGAGCACCTCAACAACTTCCGACAGAACGTCCAGGGCGAAGGCCTCTTCAATGCCCCGGACCTCGTCGTCAACCAGGCCCAGGGCACCTGCAATGACGACCACCTCTCCCTTCACTTCATCGCCTCCAACCAGGGCAGCCGCGGCGTGATCGAAGGCCTCCCCGTCGCCCTCTATTACGTCGACGGCGACCAAGAGCTCCTCATCGACGTCGTCCCCTCCGACCAGCTTCTGGCTCCCGGTGGACGCCTGGAGCTGACCTACGACTGGTACGACGCCCCCATCACATCCGGCGACGGCGAACAGGTCGAAGTCATCGCCCGCATCAACGACGATGGTACAGGCCAGCGCACCCTCCGCGAGTGCAACGAAGACAACAACGAGCTGCGCGCCACCATCTCCTGCCCCTGCACCAATAACGACCACTGCCCCCGCGGCCACTACTGTCATAACAGTGGCTCTTGCTGGCCCATCCAGGGCTAA